The window CCATCCAGCTCTATTATGCCCTATATGCTCTCCAGCATCGCGGGCAGGAAAGCGCCGGGATTTCCACGTTTGATGGCCTGAACCTCCAGAAATTCAAGGGGCAGGGCCTTGTCGCCGATGTTTTTTCTACGACTGTTTTATCAGATCTGAAAGGTTCGGCCGGAATCGGCCATGTACGGTATCCTACAACGGGTGCGAATCTTCCTGAAAATATCCAGCCGCTCAACTTCCAGTTCAAGGACCATTTCATCTCGATCGCCCACAACGGGAACCTGGTCAATACCGCAGAACTCAGGGCTGAGTTCGAGCAGACGGGGCAACTCTTTATCACCACCACTGATACCGAGATCATTGCAAAGATCTTAATCAACGAGATCAGCAACGCGGGCTGCGTTGAGGATGCCGTTCATCTCTGTATGCGCAAACTCCGTGGTTCGTATTCGATAGTGATGATGATCGATGGGATCATCTATGCTTTCAGGGATCCGCTGGGCATCAAGCCGTTCTGTATAGGAAAGACCGAGAACGGCTACATGGTCGCATCCGAAAGTGTTGCAATCGATGCGCTCAGTGCAAAGCTCATCCGTGATGTAAAACCCGGGGAACTGATCCGGATCGATGCGGATGGGGTAAAATGCACCCAGATCGCGGTGGCCGGTAAACGGGCGCACTGCATCTTTGAATACATCTATTTTGCCCGGGCAGATTCGATCATCGACGGTGTGCTGGTGTATACTGTGCGCCGTCAGATTGGCCAGAAACTCTTTGAAGAAGATCCCGTAAAGGCCGATTCCGTTTGTTCGGTCCCTGACTCCGGGACTGCGTATGCGATCGGGTACGCAGAAGCGTCAAAGATCCCCTTCGTTGAGTCCCTGATGAAGAACCGGTACATGGGACGTACTTTCATCATGCCCTCCCAGAAGGAGCGGGAGAAAGCGGTCCGGATCAAGCTCAATCCCATACCGGCGCACCTGATGAATAAGTCCATCGTCCTGATTGACGACAGCATTGTGCGGGGTACTACCTCGAAACGGATTATCGAGATGATGCGTGACGCCGGGGCCCGTGAAATCCATATGCGTATCGGTTCTCCGGCTATCAAGGCGCCCTGCTATCTTGGCGTGGATATGCCAACCCGTGAAGAGCTGATCGCGAGCAACCGGATCGAAGAAGAAGTCCGGCACAGCATCACCGCAACATCCCTTCACCACGTCTCGCTCGATGCGCTGGTAGAGGCGATTGGTATTGGGCAGGAGGATCTCTGTACTGGCTGTCTCACGGGTTGTTACCCGGTGCAGATTGATGGCGAACATACCAAGGCCCGGCAGATTGATTTTGTGGATGGAACCTACCAGTCCAAGCTCGGTACGTTTGAAGCCGAGATCTGAATGAACTCCCATTATGTGTGCAATAAGGACCGTATTGATTCGGTTCTCACCTGTTTTTCCCTACACTCTTAAGAGAAAAGATTGGTTTTTTATGTTCCAGTTTCCCCTTCTTTTTGGGAAACGGTGGCTACTGGAACGCAAGGTACAGGAAATATATCCCGATAAAAACGATCATCACGCCAATGATCCTGTCAAATGCATCGCCGCTCAGCCGTGCGGCATCCTTGATCTTTTTTCCAAGCGCCCCACCCAGCGAGCTGATCACAATCAAGGGGATGGAAAGTCCCACCGCATAGACAAGGATGGTGAAAAAACCCTGGACTGCTGTCTGGTAGAGTGCAATATAGGTCAGCACGATGAGCAGCATGGGGGCTCCCCGGCCTACCGTGATTGCCCCGAAAGAGAGCCCCAGCAGGAATGCACCGGTGACCGTGTAGGATGTGGGCACTTTAAAGAAATTGAAGATGCTTCTTATTGGCGGCTTGTACACATGGAGGAGCTGGAGTCCCATCAGGGTAAGCAGCACACCCCCGATTGCCCATGCGATAGTGCTGTTAAGGAACAGGAGGTATTTGCCGATATAGCCCGCGATTACTCCCAGTGGCAGGAGTATGAGGATCGTGCCGAAACAGAACGAAACCGTCAGTTTGAGGATATTGAGAAAAGACAGCCGGGTGTTCCCACTGGTCAGGTACCCTATCAGTCCCAGGCATAATACGCTGTTGCAGGGACAGATACCAGCGATAAGGCCGAATATGAAGATGCCTGCGATGGAGGGATCGAGGGTAGCCATCTCTGAAAAGATTGGGGTTGTAATGAATAAGAGTTGTGGATTACATTAGTCACATGATCGTGGCGGTTGACACAGGAATGCTGTATGGGGGCGGCGTGTAGGGGTTGGGAAAGATCTGTCCATCCTGCATCGCGGAGCCGGTACCGCTTCCCCATGTCCAGCACGATCCCCCGGATGCTATGCAAACTGTCTTTTCACAGGAAACGCCTTTTGTTGCGGGTGTGATGATTCTGGTTCAGGCACACCGCTCGCGTAAACTCTTCGTATCCTCTGGGTACATTCAGTCATTCGTGTTATTTTTGTCATCTGCGAATGGTTTCCATATAAAAACAAAGACGCAAATATCAATAGGAAATAACAATCTTTCACGGAACCCGTTATGAAAAAAACACTCCTCCTTCTCTGTCTCTTGTTCTGTCTTATCATTCCGGCAGGAGCGGAAAACAGTCTCACCGCAACATTAGCCACAGGTACAGGCAGTCCCGAAACACCCCCGCAGAATGCTTCGGTATATATCAGCGAGGCACAAGCGGCAGTAGCCGAGCGAAACTGGACCAGCGCACTCCTCCTCACTACGAGAGGTGTCACGTGGTACCCGGGTAATGCAGATCTCCTCTGTCTTCAGGGTTACAGCTACCGGAAGATGGGGCAGTATGGAAAATCGGTTGAAGTTGTGTCCAGGGCCACCCTGCTGGATCCAAAACCGGTCCGGTATGCCAACCGGGGGTACGGGTACCTTGCGCTGGGGAACTATACGGCAGCCCTTGCTGATGCAGAAACCGGCATTTCTCTCAACGCGAACTACACGACGAACTATGGGGTGAAAGCACTGGCACTGCAGGGCATGGGAAAGAACACAGGGGCCCTTGCTGCAATTGATCAGGCCCTCGCCCTGGAGCCGGAAAATGCCCATTACTGGCACGTGAAAGGTGGCCTCCTCTCAACTTCCGGGGACTGCGCGGGTGCCCGGGATGTTCTGGAGAGGTCCCTTGCTCTCGATCCTGATTACAATCTCCCGTATCCGGGTTTTGTCGATGCACGTCAGAATCTCGCAGAACTGAACACAACCTGCATACCTGCCGCACCACAGGGAACGAAACTCCCGTCTCCCACGAAATCCTCATCAGGCGGGATTGCGATCATCGGTATCATCGGCGCACTGTTCGTCGCTGGAATGAGAAAATAACTACCTTTTTTAAGGAAATTTTCAGAAAAGATCAGTAGCGAGGGATGGATTTGAACCATCGGTCTACGGGTTATGAGCCCGTCGGGATATCCTGACTACCCTACCTCGCTTCCTATAATCAGGATTATAATATAGTCAGGACGCGCTGATATACTTAACCTTCAGGGCTATCCCTTGCAGGTACCGATCAGCTTTAACTCTTTATTTTCCCACACATCCTTATGGATGACGAGATCATAAAGATACGGGAGAAGCGCATTCAGGAGTTGACTGAAAAAATGAAACATCCACCAAAAGTGCCCGTTGTTACCGATGTTGAAGAGACCCATTTTGTGGAATTCATCCGCACCAACCAGTATGCCGTGATCGATTTCTGGGCGGAATGGTGCGGCCCGTGCCGGAGAATCGCGCCCATTATGGAAGAACTCTCCATGGAATTTTCCGACACGGTCGCATTCGGCAAGGTCAATACTGATAACAACCAGAAACTGGCCCGCGAGTTCAACATCGATGCCATCCCCGCCATCATGCTCTATGCCAATGGCCAGCTGGTTGACCGGATCATCGGGGCATACCCCAAAGAGGCGATTCGCGAAAAGATCGTCAGTAAATTCAGGATACGATAAGAATTTTAAAAAACCCGTCTCTTTTTATTGTATAATCCATGAGTGTATCCCCCTCGTGTGATAAGGTAAATGGGGAAAATGATTAGCCGAGAGCAGAGGTAATGCCCAGTACACCCGACTGGATGATCACCGCAACCGCAATAATTACTCCGGCTATTTCAAGCGCAATAGCAACATTGCCCTTCCCGAGTTCTTCAGATACAACAATGTTGGGTGTCAGTTTTTCAAGAACCCTGAGTGCAAGCCAGATCGCCCCGATTGCAAGGACAATGCCAAGGATGAGCTGGACGAAAGCGATTCCCAAAATGAGAAAGCCATCTCCGGTAAATATGCCGGTTTCCAGAGCCTTGTTGACACTCATTATGAGACCGGTTACTCCGGATACAACAATAACTGCAATAGCGAAGAACACTGCTGCGACAACGATAAAAACCGCGACATTTCCCTGCAGGAGTTCCTTTTTGGCATCGAAAGTTTGGACAATCCTGCTGTAAACGGTAAGGCCGATATACAATGCCAGAACTGCAAAGACAATGGTGATGACCAGCTGCACAAGTCCGATTGCCACGTTCGCAAAAATCATGGAGGGATCATCCTGACGTGTTTATATTAGATATGCGAATTAAAAAAACGTTCTCACTGAATGAAAAGAAACAAAATTAAGGAAAATACCGGTTATTCCGCAGAAGTGCTCTGACGTTTTTCAAACTATCCATAAAAAAAATTACAGGCTGGTATTCTTAGCATTGATTTTTGCCGCCATAATGAAATCGTTCAGGGTCAGTCCCCCTGCAGGGTAGGTGTAGAACCGGATTTCAAAATATCGTGACTCTTTGATGGAG of the Methanomicrobiales archaeon HGW-Methanomicrobiales-1 genome contains:
- the purF gene encoding amidophosphoribosyltransferase → MCGIVGIVDAGGAAIQLYYALYALQHRGQESAGISTFDGLNLQKFKGQGLVADVFSTTVLSDLKGSAGIGHVRYPTTGANLPENIQPLNFQFKDHFISIAHNGNLVNTAELRAEFEQTGQLFITTTDTEIIAKILINEISNAGCVEDAVHLCMRKLRGSYSIVMMIDGIIYAFRDPLGIKPFCIGKTENGYMVASESVAIDALSAKLIRDVKPGELIRIDADGVKCTQIAVAGKRAHCIFEYIYFARADSIIDGVLVYTVRRQIGQKLFEEDPVKADSVCSVPDSGTAYAIGYAEASKIPFVESLMKNRYMGRTFIMPSQKEREKAVRIKLNPIPAHLMNKSIVLIDDSIVRGTTSKRIIEMMRDAGAREIHMRIGSPAIKAPCYLGVDMPTREELIASNRIEEEVRHSITATSLHHVSLDALVEAIGIGQEDLCTGCLTGCYPVQIDGEHTKARQIDFVDGTYQSKLGTFEAEI
- a CDS encoding cytochrome C biogenesis protein CcdA; the encoded protein is MATLDPSIAGIFIFGLIAGICPCNSVLCLGLIGYLTSGNTRLSFLNILKLTVSFCFGTILILLPLGVIAGYIGKYLLFLNSTIAWAIGGVLLTLMGLQLLHVYKPPIRSIFNFFKVPTSYTVTGAFLLGLSFGAITVGRGAPMLLIVLTYIALYQTAVQGFFTILVYAVGLSIPLIVISSLGGALGKKIKDAARLSGDAFDRIIGVMIVFIGIYFLYLAFQ
- the trxA gene encoding thioredoxin, with the protein product MDDEIIKIREKRIQELTEKMKHPPKVPVVTDVEETHFVEFIRTNQYAVIDFWAEWCGPCRRIAPIMEELSMEFSDTVAFGKVNTDNNQKLAREFNIDAIPAIMLYANGQLVDRIIGAYPKEAIREKIVSKFRIR
- a CDS encoding DUF350 domain-containing protein, with amino-acid sequence MIFANVAIGLVQLVITIVFAVLALYIGLTVYSRIVQTFDAKKELLQGNVAVFIVVAAVFFAIAVIVVSGVTGLIMSVNKALETGIFTGDGFLILGIAFVQLILGIVLAIGAIWLALRVLEKLTPNIVVSEELGKGNVAIALEIAGVIIAVAVIIQSGVLGITSALG